The following proteins are co-located in the Alistipes sp. ZOR0009 genome:
- the dut gene encoding dUTP diphosphatase produces MEVKVINKSRYDLPQYATAHSAGLDLKANVDVEVSVGPLERVVIPTGLFLEIPVGFEAQVRPRSGLAIKSGITVVNSPGTIDADYRGEVKVGLVNLSSETYVIKPGDRIAQMVFAKHESITWNSVELLNETDRGEGGFGSTGKK; encoded by the coding sequence ATGGAAGTCAAGGTAATCAATAAAAGTAGGTATGATTTGCCCCAGTACGCAACTGCTCATTCTGCTGGTTTAGATTTGAAAGCGAATGTGGATGTAGAGGTTAGCGTTGGCCCTTTGGAGAGGGTTGTTATTCCTACAGGTTTATTTTTAGAAATTCCTGTTGGTTTTGAAGCTCAGGTTAGACCTCGTAGTGGACTTGCCATAAAAAGTGGTATAACAGTTGTTAATTCGCCAGGAACCATTGATGCTGATTATAGGGGTGAAGTAAAAGTTGGTTTGGTAAACCTTTCGAGTGAAACTTATGTTATCAAACCAGGAGATCGAATTGCCCAAATGGTATTTGCTAAACATGAATCTATTACGTGGAATTCGGTAGAGTTATTGAATGAAACGGATAGGGGAGAAGGTGGTTTTGGTAGTACAGGTAAAAAATAA
- a CDS encoding ATP-binding protein: protein MASYCFLSDPEVLRNVEELVLSFTHKYEVKQPLRERIIVSSLEAISNSINHGNGRDVAKKVNFTLEVRSGKIVIVVEDEGIGFDYERLPYPTLPDNILKTDGRGVFLMRMLSDDIKFNESGNKVELFFNI from the coding sequence ATGGCATCATACTGTTTTTTGTCCGATCCAGAAGTTTTACGTAATGTCGAAGAGTTAGTATTGTCGTTTACTCATAAGTATGAAGTAAAACAACCTCTTCGTGAGCGGATAATTGTATCCTCATTGGAGGCTATTTCTAACTCCATCAACCATGGTAATGGGAGGGATGTTGCTAAAAAAGTAAATTTTACTTTAGAAGTAAGGTCTGGAAAAATTGTAATTGTTGTTGAAGATGAAGGTATCGGTTTTGATTATGAGCGATTACCCTATCCCACCCTTCCTGATAATATTCTGAAAACCGATGGTAGAGGCGTTTTTTTGATGAGAATGTTGTCTGACGACATTAAATTTAATGAAAGTGGAAATAAAGTTGAACTTTTTTTTAATATATAA
- a CDS encoding murein hydrolase activator EnvC family protein yields MQRLVILIFLLFTVGVAAGQSLKDLQEQKKAADRELIQINDQLNSTKKEKNSTMKQVALVHSMIEKRKKIIENIDRQVILVVKNIGIKTDTILKLKNDIFVLKKQYAKTLQQAYKLRNSTSAIALVLASTDLQQAIKRMKYLRSYSDYRMEQANTIELKQRKLNAEIVDLNAKKRNLEVLLANKTNEVKKLADDEKTYQAMLDQLKSKEKDLLAEVQKKRLLRERLAREINFLIAEEARKAAEAARRKAAAEEAARRKAAAEKKNVVAKQPAVTVPKDLPFTPEDRTIAGKFEANRGRLPWPVRQGQIVETFGEHQHPLLKGVKVKNDGVDIASVAGSDVTAVFDGEVSKIFTLPGANISVLVRHGYYITVYSNLSRVSVKEGQSIRAKQSIGILANSDTGGEKPTLKFQVWKETTPQNPENWLAR; encoded by the coding sequence ATGCAGCGACTGGTTATACTAATTTTTTTATTGTTTACTGTTGGTGTTGCTGCTGGACAATCATTGAAAGATCTGCAGGAGCAAAAGAAGGCGGCTGATAGAGAGTTAATTCAGATAAATGATCAGCTGAATTCTACCAAGAAGGAGAAAAATTCAACAATGAAGCAGGTTGCTTTGGTGCATTCTATGATTGAGAAACGTAAGAAAATTATAGAAAATATAGATCGCCAGGTTATACTTGTTGTAAAAAATATAGGTATTAAGACAGATACCATTCTAAAACTGAAAAATGATATATTCGTTTTAAAAAAGCAGTATGCAAAGACATTGCAGCAGGCGTATAAGTTGAGAAATTCAACATCTGCGATTGCTCTAGTTTTGGCATCCACCGATCTGCAGCAGGCTATAAAGAGAATGAAGTATTTGCGATCTTATAGCGATTACAGGATGGAGCAAGCCAATACCATAGAACTAAAGCAGCGAAAATTGAATGCTGAAATTGTTGATCTAAATGCTAAGAAACGGAATTTGGAGGTATTGTTAGCAAATAAAACAAACGAAGTAAAGAAGTTGGCTGATGATGAGAAAACTTATCAGGCAATGTTGGATCAGCTTAAAAGTAAAGAAAAGGATTTGCTAGCAGAGGTACAAAAGAAGCGACTGTTGAGAGAAAGACTTGCTCGTGAAATTAACTTTTTGATAGCAGAGGAAGCCAGAAAGGCAGCAGAGGCTGCACGACGTAAAGCGGCCGCTGAAGAAGCGGCAAGACGTAAGGCTGCCGCTGAGAAAAAGAATGTGGTAGCTAAGCAGCCTGCTGTTACGGTACCTAAAGATTTGCCATTTACACCTGAAGATAGAACAATTGCAGGTAAATTTGAGGCTAATAGAGGAAGGCTTCCATGGCCTGTTCGTCAAGGTCAGATTGTTGAAACCTTTGGAGAGCATCAGCATCCCCTTTTAAAGGGTGTAAAGGTCAAAAATGACGGTGTTGATATTGCTTCAGTCGCTGGTTCAGATGTAACTGCTGTTTTTGATGGTGAGGTGAGTAAAATATTTACACTTCCTGGGGCTAATATATCTGTTTTGGTACGTCATGGCTATTACATTACCGTTTATTCTAATCTTTCTAGGGTTAGTGTAAAGGAGGGGCAATCGATAAGAGCAAAACAGTCTATAGGAATTTTGGCTAATAGCGATACAGGTGGAGAGAAGCCAACGTTGAAATTTCAGGTTTGGAAGGAAACAACACCTCAAAATCCCGAAAATTGGCTTGCTAGATAG
- a CDS encoding tetratricopeptide repeat protein, translated as MRYTLFIAAIIVSIAACTSTKNSYRSIRNNGKLMSDLNYYEGLKQYYGGATGNAVVLFTKSISLNKENDAAYYMLSQVYAAQNKRDLALKNAELAFKHDSTNKYYGLNYAQILQRSNKLDSALAIYSKLVELDSTDTDLLLNMSLIYGYKGNLKKSIQLFDEFSAKFGNSELILANKQKLYLQLNQVDSALSIGQRLVELYPDDPRHFTILGEIYGSMGNDSLAILYNKKALELVPNFPLAQIGLSDAYRREAKYPDYFRVLNAIFRNDDVLNKDKVNYFNQFLENKQFYQVFYPNIDTLINNFISTYPKDTSIYPIYAEHLTKMGKLNELNNFLHVKIDSGSKDTTLYYRFIELNFYFKRFDTTKVYSKRAIAIYPNLVKMYLYNSYSHFQLKEYDSTIAVLKTALPYAKTDSMKVDMLSMIGDSYHSMGKLETAFEYYDQALKINPKNIQVLNNYSYYLSLTDKNLSKALKMINVVLEKDPNNGTYLDTKAWILYKQEKYEEAKEVMRKALIYGGNDSSTILEHYGDILDKLNDKDSASMYWRMAYDKGNRSKELLKKLNLE; from the coding sequence ATGAGGTATACTCTCTTTATAGCGGCTATAATTGTAAGCATAGCAGCATGTACATCAACGAAAAATTCCTACAGATCGATTAGGAATAACGGCAAGTTGATGTCTGATTTAAACTACTATGAAGGACTAAAGCAGTACTATGGGGGTGCAACAGGTAATGCTGTGGTCTTATTTACCAAGTCTATAAGCCTAAATAAGGAGAACGATGCGGCATATTATATGTTATCTCAGGTATATGCAGCACAGAATAAGAGAGATTTGGCATTGAAGAATGCAGAGTTGGCATTTAAGCACGATTCTACCAATAAGTATTACGGGTTGAATTATGCGCAGATACTGCAACGATCCAATAAGTTAGATTCTGCTTTGGCCATTTATTCAAAGTTAGTTGAACTCGATTCTACCGACACCGACTTGTTGCTTAATATGTCTTTGATATATGGCTATAAGGGCAATTTGAAAAAAAGTATTCAACTTTTTGACGAATTTTCTGCGAAGTTTGGTAATAGTGAGCTGATTTTGGCTAACAAGCAAAAGCTTTACCTGCAGCTTAATCAGGTTGATTCTGCGTTAAGTATTGGTCAGCGTTTGGTCGAGTTATATCCTGATGATCCGCGGCATTTCACTATTTTAGGAGAAATCTATGGTTCCATGGGGAACGATTCTTTGGCAATACTCTATAATAAGAAAGCATTGGAGCTGGTTCCAAATTTTCCGTTGGCACAAATTGGATTGTCTGATGCTTATAGGCGAGAGGCAAAGTATCCAGATTATTTTAGAGTTTTGAATGCTATTTTCAGGAACGATGATGTTTTGAACAAAGATAAGGTTAACTATTTCAATCAGTTTTTGGAAAATAAGCAGTTCTATCAAGTTTTTTATCCCAATATTGATACGCTGATAAACAATTTCATATCTACCTATCCGAAGGATACTTCTATTTATCCTATTTATGCCGAGCATTTAACTAAGATGGGCAAATTGAATGAGTTGAATAATTTTTTACATGTTAAAATTGATTCTGGTTCAAAGGATACAACACTATATTATCGTTTTATAGAACTCAATTTTTATTTTAAGAGATTCGATACCACCAAGGTTTACTCGAAGCGGGCAATTGCTATTTATCCGAATTTGGTGAAAATGTATTTGTATAACTCCTATTCTCATTTTCAGTTAAAGGAGTACGATTCTACAATTGCTGTACTAAAAACAGCTTTGCCTTACGCAAAAACGGATTCAATGAAGGTAGATATGCTATCCATGATTGGCGATTCTTACCATTCAATGGGAAAGTTGGAGACTGCTTTTGAGTACTACGATCAAGCTCTAAAAATCAATCCTAAGAATATTCAAGTTTTGAATAACTATAGTTACTATCTTTCCTTGACAGACAAAAATCTTTCTAAGGCATTAAAAATGATTAATGTTGTATTGGAAAAGGATCCTAATAACGGTACTTATTTGGATACGAAAGCTTGGATTTTGTATAAGCAAGAGAAGTATGAGGAGGCTAAAGAGGTGATGCGAAAGGCGCTGATATATGGAGGAAATGATAGCTCTACCATTCTTGAGCATTACGGAGATATTTTGGATAAGTTGAATGATAAAGATTCTGCTAGTATGTACTGGAGAATGGCTTACGATAAAGGAAATAGATCAAAAGAATTGCTTAAAAAACTTAACTTAGAATAG
- the ybeY gene encoding rRNA maturation RNase YbeY, which yields MAVNFFSEKIAFKPKQSLKLKTWIKSVASEEGYQVGTLNYVFCDDDYIIETNRQYLQHDYYTDIITFDYTEKDKISGDLVVSLDTVRSNAEKIGVDFNNELCRVIIHGVLHLCGYKDKTEEEEKQMRALEDHHLLKFNFTIV from the coding sequence TTGGCAGTAAATTTTTTTTCAGAGAAAATCGCTTTTAAACCAAAGCAGTCTCTTAAACTAAAAACTTGGATAAAAAGTGTCGCAAGCGAGGAAGGGTATCAGGTTGGTACCCTTAATTACGTTTTTTGCGATGATGACTATATTATAGAAACTAACCGACAGTATTTGCAGCACGATTATTATACCGACATTATTACGTTCGATTATACCGAAAAGGATAAAATATCAGGTGATTTGGTAGTTAGTCTGGATACTGTTCGCTCTAATGCCGAAAAAATAGGCGTTGATTTTAATAATGAACTATGCCGTGTAATTATACATGGAGTACTTCATTTGTGCGGATATAAGGACAAAACAGAAGAGGAAGAGAAACAGATGAGAGCATTGGAAGATCATCATCTATTAAAGTTTAATTTTACGATTGTCTAA
- the uvrC gene encoding excinuclease ABC subunit UvrC, protein MSESKHSEYLKSLVNLLPNQPGVYQYLNEEGVVIYVGKAKDLKKRVASYFTSRRFESKKLLVLVKKIRDIKHIVVPTESDALLLENNLIKKLQPRYNINLKDDKTYPWIAIKNEFFPRVFSTRRYVKDGTKYFGPYTSVTLLRILLDLIKQIYPLRTCNLLLDEVSISKGKYKPCLEYHIGNCKAPCVNYSLIDYYDSSIKEIIEILRGNLVEVVALLKESMLKASEEYRFEDAQSLKQKIELLQTYQSKSVIVSTSISNLDVFSLVFDSNVAFANFMRVNKGMIVQSHNFEIKLQIEEEQESILSFVIAEMYQRLGFISREVVVPFLPDQELPNATYTIPQRGDKLKLLELSEKNAKMFRLEKMKQLEKVDPERHTERILTTLKKDLYLDDLPVHIECFDNSNIQGTNPVAACVVFKNAKPSKKDYRHFNVKTVVGPDDFASMREIVFRRYKRLLDEGAGLPNLIVIDGGKGQLSAAVSSLKELNLLDKIPVVGLAKRMEEIYFPNDSVPLYLDKNSESLKVLMHIRDEAHRFGITFHRNKRSDSFIKSEIKSIPGIGEKTAMDLYSKFKTVKKMREATIEELSAVVGQRRAKIITDYFISTP, encoded by the coding sequence ATGAGCGAAAGTAAGCATTCTGAATATTTAAAGAGTCTTGTAAATCTCCTTCCCAATCAGCCTGGTGTTTACCAGTATTTGAATGAGGAAGGAGTTGTTATTTATGTTGGTAAAGCAAAAGATCTCAAAAAAAGGGTCGCTTCATACTTTACATCGCGCCGTTTCGAAAGCAAGAAACTGTTAGTCTTGGTTAAGAAAATTAGAGATATAAAGCATATTGTTGTCCCAACAGAATCTGATGCATTGCTGCTGGAAAATAATTTGATAAAGAAACTGCAACCCCGATATAATATAAATTTGAAGGATGATAAAACCTATCCTTGGATTGCAATTAAAAATGAATTTTTTCCTAGAGTCTTTTCGACTCGAAGGTATGTTAAAGATGGTACAAAATATTTTGGACCCTATACTTCGGTAACATTGCTTCGGATTTTGTTGGATCTCATAAAGCAAATATATCCTCTTCGAACATGTAATTTATTGCTTGATGAGGTTAGCATATCTAAGGGGAAGTATAAGCCTTGTCTTGAATATCACATAGGAAACTGTAAAGCTCCATGTGTAAATTATAGTTTAATAGATTATTACGATAGTTCAATTAAAGAAATTATAGAGATACTTAGAGGGAATTTAGTGGAAGTTGTTGCGCTTTTGAAGGAAAGTATGCTAAAAGCTTCGGAGGAGTATCGTTTTGAAGACGCTCAATCTTTAAAGCAAAAAATTGAACTCTTGCAAACGTATCAAAGCAAGTCAGTCATTGTTAGCACTAGCATTTCTAACCTGGATGTTTTTTCTTTAGTTTTCGATTCGAATGTCGCATTTGCAAATTTTATGCGGGTAAATAAAGGTATGATAGTTCAATCGCACAACTTTGAAATTAAGCTACAAATAGAAGAAGAGCAGGAGAGCATTCTGTCTTTTGTTATTGCTGAGATGTATCAGCGACTTGGCTTTATTTCGCGTGAGGTGGTTGTCCCTTTTCTTCCTGATCAAGAACTTCCTAATGCTACGTATACAATTCCTCAGCGAGGCGATAAACTGAAACTTTTGGAGTTGTCTGAGAAAAATGCCAAAATGTTTCGTTTGGAAAAAATGAAGCAGCTAGAAAAGGTCGATCCTGAAAGGCATACAGAACGAATTCTAACGACGCTAAAGAAGGATCTTTACTTGGATGATTTGCCAGTACATATCGAGTGCTTTGATAACTCAAATATCCAAGGAACTAATCCGGTTGCTGCTTGTGTCGTTTTTAAAAATGCAAAGCCATCAAAAAAGGATTATCGGCATTTTAATGTTAAAACGGTTGTTGGACCCGATGACTTTGCTTCGATGAGGGAGATCGTCTTTAGGCGTTACAAGCGGCTTTTGGACGAGGGTGCGGGTCTTCCTAATTTAATCGTTATAGATGGTGGTAAAGGGCAGCTTTCCGCAGCTGTAAGTTCTTTAAAGGAACTGAATCTTTTGGATAAAATACCTGTGGTTGGCTTGGCTAAGAGGATGGAAGAAATCTATTTTCCGAATGATTCTGTGCCATTATACTTGGATAAAAATTCGGAAAGTTTGAAGGTGTTGATGCATATTAGGGATGAGGCTCACCGTTTTGGTATTACATTTCACCGCAATAAGCGTTCTGATAGTTTTATTAAATCAGAAATAAAATCGATACCAGGGATTGGTGAAAAAACGGCTATGGATTTGTACTCGAAATTTAAAACGGTAAAAAAAATGAGAGAGGCCACTATTGAGGAGTTGAGTGCCGTAGTTGGTCAACGTCGGGCTAAAATTATTACCGATTATTTTATTTCAACACCTTAA
- the mnmG gene encoding tRNA uridine-5-carboxymethylaminomethyl(34) synthesis enzyme MnmG translates to MMFDYDVIVVGAGHAGCEAAAAAANLGSTVLLITLDMTKMGQMSCNPAMGGIAKGQIVREIDALGGYSGIVTDYSTIQFRMLNKSKGPAMWSPRAQCDRVLFSLKWREMLENTANISFWQDSVVSLLLKNGLVTGVRTALGVEFNAKSVVLTTGTFMNGLMHVGRHQQVGGRSGDMASYGITEQLRELGMEVGRMKTGTPARIDGRSVDFSVMGVQHGDENPQKFSFLNSSPAVVKQLPCFITYTNSTVHDILKDGFLESPLFNGTIKSIGPRYCPSIEDKVRTFADKNQHQLFLEPEGWNTNEYYLNGFSSSLPLDVQVKALLKIPGFENVKIFRPGYAIEYDFFQPTQLKHSLESKFVGNLFCAGQINGTTGYEEAAGQGLVAGINASLKVANQPEFVLTRDSSYIGVLIDDLVTKGVDEPYRMFTSRAEYRVLLRQDNADERLTPIGIKLGLVSKEREFAYKYKKEKVDELINLIEKTSIKQEDANDILISKQTAVINQTRKLGDLLLRPQISLFDFSKFGVIDNFYNSLEFSKEEIFSQADIKIKYKGYIDRERLVVDKIERLENVRISDDFEYSKLQSLSTEARQKLNKIKPKTIGQASRIPGVSPSDINVLLVFLGR, encoded by the coding sequence ATGATGTTTGATTACGACGTTATTGTGGTTGGAGCAGGACATGCTGGTTGTGAAGCAGCAGCAGCAGCAGCAAATCTTGGTTCTACCGTGCTGTTGATAACGCTGGATATGACTAAAATGGGGCAAATGTCCTGTAATCCTGCAATGGGAGGTATTGCTAAAGGACAGATTGTTCGCGAAATTGATGCTCTTGGAGGATATTCTGGGATTGTAACTGACTATAGTACTATTCAGTTTAGAATGCTAAATAAAAGTAAGGGTCCTGCTATGTGGAGCCCTAGAGCACAATGTGATCGTGTTTTGTTCTCCTTAAAATGGAGAGAAATGCTAGAAAATACGGCCAATATCTCTTTTTGGCAAGATTCTGTTGTTAGTTTATTGTTGAAAAACGGCTTAGTTACAGGAGTTAGAACTGCATTAGGAGTGGAGTTTAATGCGAAATCTGTTGTTTTAACTACAGGAACTTTTATGAATGGGCTGATGCATGTTGGGCGACACCAGCAGGTTGGTGGCCGTTCAGGTGATATGGCCTCGTATGGGATCACAGAGCAACTTCGTGAGTTGGGTATGGAAGTTGGAAGAATGAAAACAGGTACACCAGCTCGAATTGACGGGAGAAGTGTTGATTTTAGCGTCATGGGAGTTCAGCATGGTGATGAAAATCCACAGAAATTTTCTTTTTTGAATTCTTCTCCTGCCGTAGTAAAGCAACTTCCTTGCTTTATAACTTATACCAATAGCACGGTACACGATATACTAAAGGATGGCTTTTTAGAATCTCCTCTATTTAACGGTACCATAAAATCAATAGGACCTAGGTATTGTCCAAGTATTGAAGATAAAGTAAGAACTTTTGCTGATAAAAATCAGCATCAACTTTTTTTAGAACCAGAGGGATGGAATACTAATGAGTATTATTTGAATGGTTTTTCATCCTCGCTACCTTTAGATGTACAAGTAAAAGCATTGCTAAAAATCCCAGGGTTTGAAAATGTAAAGATTTTTCGACCTGGTTATGCAATTGAATATGATTTTTTTCAGCCAACACAGCTTAAACATTCTTTAGAATCAAAATTTGTTGGTAATTTATTCTGTGCAGGACAAATAAACGGAACAACAGGTTACGAAGAGGCTGCAGGACAAGGGTTAGTTGCCGGAATAAATGCATCTTTAAAAGTTGCTAATCAACCTGAATTCGTATTAACGAGAGATAGTTCCTATATTGGAGTACTTATTGATGATTTGGTAACTAAAGGAGTCGATGAGCCTTACCGTATGTTTACATCAAGAGCCGAGTATAGAGTGCTTTTAAGGCAGGATAATGCTGACGAACGATTAACTCCAATTGGAATTAAACTGGGTTTAGTATCAAAAGAAAGAGAGTTTGCTTATAAGTATAAAAAAGAAAAGGTAGATGAATTAATTAATTTGATTGAAAAAACTAGCATCAAACAAGAAGATGCTAACGATATTTTAATTTCAAAGCAGACTGCGGTAATTAATCAAACTAGAAAATTGGGTGATTTATTACTTAGACCACAGATTAGTCTTTTTGATTTTTCTAAATTTGGAGTTATTGATAATTTTTATAATTCTCTTGAATTTTCAAAAGAGGAGATATTTTCCCAAGCAGATATCAAGATAAAATACAAAGGTTATATAGATAGAGAAAGATTAGTGGTAGATAAAATTGAACGTTTAGAAAATGTTCGTATCTCTGATGATTTTGAATATAGCAAACTTCAATCTCTATCAACAGAAGCAAGACAAAAATTAAATAAAATCAAGCCCAAGACAATAGGACAAGCTTCTAGAATTCCTGGAGTTTCTCCTTCTGATATAAATGTGCTTTTGGTTTTTCTTGGTCGATAA
- the ade gene encoding adenine deaminase produces the protein MLVQRGNIVDLEQQRVYFGEICYDLKGVVSVLEISSKVEGELFVMPGFVDSHVHIESSMLVPSEFAKVSVQFGVVATVSDPHEIANVLGVSGMEYMRKNGLDSGFKFFFGVPSCVPAVSFDRSGFVLDSKIVDELLASGNYYYLAEMMNFPGVVSGDEDVLTKIESALGRGLKVDGHAPGLIGDDLLKYVKSGITSDHECMSVDEAELKVKLGMKIQIREGSAAKNFDSLIGVAKKYPDMVMLCSDDCHPDDLLDEYFLKQVKRAILAGVDFFDTMKISNYNAVKHYGLPVGLLQKGDPADFIVVDNLTDLNVLKTVINGIVVYEKGTSKCNDVAVEVVNNFCENYIDLNDISVFYEGHSSVDVKVISTIEGELYTKKDICSLDVVGNTVLASPDKDVLKIVVLNRYMKAKPSVGFIKGFGLKKGAICSSVSHDSHNIVAVGVDDESIVKVVNGVVNAKGGLAYADDDIFEILELPVAGIMSDSSAEVVASKYRHLLEVAQRSGSKMKAPFMTMAFMSLVVIPELKISDQGLFDVVAFKPTSLFENERK, from the coding sequence ATGTTGGTACAGAGAGGTAATATAGTTGATTTAGAACAGCAAAGGGTTTATTTTGGCGAGATATGTTATGATTTAAAAGGTGTTGTTTCTGTTTTGGAAATATCCTCTAAGGTTGAAGGTGAGTTGTTTGTTATGCCAGGTTTTGTTGATTCTCATGTTCATATAGAGAGTTCAATGCTTGTTCCGTCTGAGTTTGCAAAGGTTTCTGTTCAGTTTGGTGTGGTTGCAACTGTGAGTGATCCTCATGAGATTGCGAATGTGTTGGGTGTTTCTGGGATGGAATATATGAGGAAAAATGGTTTGGATTCTGGTTTTAAGTTTTTCTTTGGTGTTCCTTCTTGTGTTCCTGCTGTTAGTTTTGATAGGTCTGGGTTTGTTTTGGATTCGAAAATTGTAGATGAATTGCTTGCTTCTGGGAATTATTATTACTTGGCGGAAATGATGAATTTCCCTGGAGTGGTAAGTGGAGATGAAGATGTGCTGACGAAAATAGAATCTGCTTTGGGAAGAGGGTTGAAGGTGGATGGTCATGCTCCCGGTTTGATTGGTGATGATCTTTTGAAGTATGTTAAGTCTGGAATTACATCTGATCATGAATGTATGTCTGTTGATGAGGCAGAATTGAAGGTGAAATTGGGGATGAAAATTCAAATTCGTGAAGGTAGCGCTGCGAAAAATTTTGATTCTTTGATTGGTGTTGCCAAAAAGTATCCCGATATGGTGATGCTTTGTTCTGACGATTGTCATCCAGATGATTTGCTGGATGAGTATTTTTTGAAACAGGTTAAGCGCGCGATTCTTGCGGGTGTCGATTTTTTTGATACGATGAAGATATCAAACTATAATGCGGTTAAGCATTATGGCTTACCTGTTGGGTTGTTGCAAAAGGGTGATCCTGCTGATTTTATTGTTGTGGATAATTTGACGGATTTGAATGTTCTGAAAACCGTCATTAATGGGATTGTCGTTTATGAAAAAGGGACGTCTAAATGTAATGATGTTGCTGTTGAAGTGGTGAATAATTTTTGTGAGAATTATATAGATTTGAACGATATCTCAGTTTTTTATGAAGGCCATTCATCTGTTGATGTAAAAGTTATCTCAACTATTGAAGGTGAACTTTATACGAAAAAGGATATTTGTTCTTTAGATGTTGTTGGTAATACTGTTTTGGCGTCACCTGATAAGGATGTTTTGAAGATTGTTGTTTTAAATAGGTATATGAAAGCAAAACCAAGTGTTGGTTTTATTAAAGGTTTTGGATTAAAGAAGGGGGCTATTTGTAGTAGTGTTTCTCATGATTCTCATAATATTGTAGCTGTAGGTGTTGATGACGAGTCTATTGTAAAGGTTGTAAATGGCGTGGTAAACGCGAAGGGAGGTTTGGCGTATGCAGATGATGATATTTTTGAAATTTTGGAATTGCCTGTTGCTGGGATTATGTCTGATAGTAGCGCTGAAGTTGTTGCATCGAAATACCGGCATTTGTTGGAGGTGGCACAAAGGAGCGGGTCTAAAATGAAAGCACCATTTATGACGATGGCTTTTATGTCTTTGGTGGTAATACCTGAATTAAAAATATCAGATCAGGGTTTGTTTGATGTTGTTGCATTTAAACCAACTTCTCTTTTTGAAAATGAGCGAAAGTAA